Part of the Paeniglutamicibacter sulfureus genome, GGCCGATCGCCGGCATCAGCAGAAATTCGCCGTCGGGTGCCGGCGCAAAGATGCGCGGGCCGTCGATTTCCGGATCTGTCTGGCCGCGAAGCGCATCCTCGATGGCGGCGATGGCGCGGTCAAAGGGAAGCGAGGCGCGAACCTCGGCAGCGTCGAAATATGGCAGTTTCACAGCAGGAATCCCTCCGGGAATGGGTCGCTCGGGTCAAGGAAATATTGGGCGGTGCCGGTGATCCAGGCCCGTCCGGTCACGGTGGGGATGACGGCGGGCAGGCCTCCGACGGTGGTTTCCTCGACCAAACGGCCAGTGAATTGCGAGCCGATGTATGACTCGTTGATGAAGTCCGTGTCCAGCGCCAGATCGCCGCGGGCATGGAGTTGGGCCATGCGGGCGCTGGTGCCGGTACCGCACGGCGAGCGGTCGAACCAGCCCGGGTAGATGGCCATGGCGTGGCGGGAGTGCTCGGCGGTGGAGCCCGGGGCTTTGAGGTAGACGTGGTGGACGCCGCGGATGTCGTCGCGTTCACGGTGCACGGGCTCGTCGGCTACATTGATGGCGTCCATGATGGCCAGGCCGGCGGTGAGCAGGTCGTCCTTGCGTTCACGTTCGAACGGCAGGTCCAGGTCGTCGAGCTCGACCACGGCGTAGAAGTTGCCGCCGAAGGCGAGATCGTAGTTCACGGTGCCGTACCCCGGGACCTCGACCGATGCGTCCAGGCGGTCACTGTAGGAGGGCACGTTGCGGATGGTCACGGATTCGGCCTGGCCGTCCTTGACGGCGACCTCGGCGATGACCAGGCCGGCCGGGGTGTCCAGGCGCACGGTGGTCACGGGTTCATGGACTTCGACCATGCCGGTTTCAACCAGCACGGTGGCCACTCCGATGGTTCCGTGTCCGCACATCGGCAGCAGTCCGGAGACCTCGATGTACAGGACGCCGTAGTCCGCGTCAGGGCGCGTGGAGGGCTGCAGGATCGCGCCACTCATCGAGGCGTGTCCGCGCGGTTCACACATCAACAGGGTGCGGATCCAATCGCTGTGCTCCATGAACCAGAGGCGACGCTCTGCCATGGTGTCACCGGGAATGGTGCCGATACCCCCGGTAATGACGCGGGTCGGCATGCCCTCGGTGTGGGAATCCACTGCGTGGAAGATCCTGTTGGTGCGCATGTTTCAAGTTCTCCGGTAAATCGTCGTTGATGGGGTGGCACTGTTGGCCGGCCCCGCGGGGTCGGCCAACAGTGCCGGAACTTTGAGGTTACTTGTAACCCTTGGCGACAGCTGCCTCCGTGTCTGCTATGACTGCGGCCCGGACGGCGTCGGTGAGCGGGCCGCGCGGCGGGCGGCAGGGGCCGCCGTTGAGACCGACGACATCCATCGACAGCTTGATCGACTGGACGAACTCGGTCTTGGTGTCCCAGCGCAGCAGCGAGTGCAGGTCGCGGTAGATTTCCCGGGCGCGCTCCATGTCGGCAAGGTTGCCGGAGGTGGCCAGGCGGTAGAGCTCGACGGTTGCATGCGGGATGGCATTCGGGTATCCGGCAACCCATCCAACGGCGCCGGCGAGGCCCATTTCCAGGACGGTGTCATCGGTGCCGATGAGGATGTCCATGCCCGGTGCCAGTTCCTTGATTTCGTAGGCACGACGCGGATCTCCGGTGAATTCCTTGATGCCGACGATCAGGCCTTCGTGGAACAGGCGTGCCACCAGTGCCGGGGTGAGGTCGACCTTGGTATCGATCGGGTTGTTGTAGGCCACGACCGGCAGGCCTGCGGAGGCGGCGAGGCGGAAGTGCTCAACTACTTCGTCGTCGGTTGCGCGGTAGGTGTTCGGCGGCAGGCACATGATGGCGTGTGCGCCGGCGTCCTTGGCCTGCTGTGCCCACTTCTGGGTCTGCAGTCCGCCGTAGGCGCCAACGCCGGCCATGACTACGAAGCCCTCGGGTGCGGCGGCAACAGCGGTCTCGATGACCTTCGCGCGTTCTTCGTCGGACAGGGTCTGGTACTCACCCAGCGAGCCGTTCGGGGCGATGCCGTCGCAGCCGCTGCTGGCAAGGAAGCGAACATGGTCGGCAAATGCTTCGTAGTCGACCGAGTGGTCATCCTTGAACTGCAGCGCCGATGCGACGATGACTCCGTGCCAGGGCTTCTTGGTGGTGCTCATGTTGTGTTCCTTTCAAGGGGACTTTTCAGTGTTTTGCAAGGTTGGGGGTGATGCCTTCGGCTCCATGCCGTACATCACATTTAGATAGTATCATGTGACATTGCACAGACGGAAGGGGCTGAAATGAATTACTTCTTCCGGGCCCCGCCAGCGGCCAGAGACGCCTGGTTCTTGGCGATTTCCTCCGCCTCCTCGACCCAGAAGTCGGCACCGCGAATGCCCAGGGAATTGGGGTCGAAGACGGGGTCCAGGCCGGCCTTGCACTGCCTGTCGTAGTCGCGGGTGACCTTGTAGACCACCGACGTAAGCGCCAACAGGCAGAGCATATTGATCCAGCCCAGGGTCCCGTAACCGATGTCGCCGATCGCCCACATCGCATCGGCGCTGACGATGCCGCCGAAGAAGGTGATACCGAGCATGCCCAGCTTCAATGCCCAGTCCAGCACCGGGCTGTCGTCGCGGCCGGTGAGGTAGACCAGATTGGTCTTGGCGATGTAGAAGAACGCTACAAGCGTGGTGAAGGCGAAGAAGAAGAGCGCGACGGCCACGAAGCCCGGGCCGACGCCCGGCAACACGGTACTGATGGCCTGTTGGGTGTACGCGGCGCCGGCCTTGAGGTCTGGCACGCCCTGGATCAGGACCGTGCCATCGGGGGCCATGACGTTGTAGGAGCCGGTCATGATAATCATCAGGCCGGTGGCGAAGCAGACTACAACGGTGTCGATGTAGATCGAGAAGGCCTGGACCAGGCCCTGCTTGGCAGGGTGGGACACCGATGCGGCTGCGGCGCCGTAGGTCCCCTCCCCCACGCCGGCGACATTGGAGAACACCGCGCGTCGCACGCCCCAGGCCACGGCCGCACCGACGATGCCGCCGAAGACTTGGTGGACACCGAAGGCCGAGGACAGGATCAGGCCGATGGTTGGAATGATCTGCTCGAAGTTCACTGCGACGATCACCAGTGCGGCAAGGATGTAACCCACGGCCATGACCGGGACCATCAACTGTGCGGCGCCGACAATACGCTTGGTTCCGCCGATGATGACGAATGCCATGAGTGCGGTGATGCCAACGGCGCTAACCCAGGGGGGAACGCTGAACGCGGTCTCGACGCTGGACGCGATGTTGTTGGACTGGACGCCCGGGAACACGAACCCGTAGCCGACCATGGCGACGAACGACACGGTGACGGCCAGCCACTTGAGCTTCAGTCCGTGCTCTATGTAGAACGGCATGCCGCCGCGGTGTTCGCCGTTGATGCGGCGCTTGTAGACCTGAGCCAAGGTGGATTCGGCGAAGGAACTGGCCGATCCGAGCAGTGCGCAGACCACCATCCAGAACAGCGCGCCGGGGCCACCGGCCGCGATTGCCGTTGCAACGCCGGCGATGTTGCCCACGCCTACGCGGCTTGCCAGGGTCAGGAGCAACGCCTGGACCGGCGAGATGCCGTCCGAGCTGTTCTTCTTGCTCAAGATCTGGCGGATCATGTCAGGGAATCGCCGAAACTGGACGAAACCGGTTAGTAAGGTGAAGAACAATCCGACGGCCAGGGCGAAGTACGCCATGGGGTTCCAGATCGCATCGTTGATGCTGGTGAGCATGTCCATAGTTTTTCCTTAAGTCTTTCGGGCGGCTACAGGAGTGAGATCCTAGGCCGGGATGTTGGTACGCAACGCCGACTCGTCGTCAACATCGCGTAGCGACTTACCCTTGGTCTCCTTGGCGAACGAAACGGCGACGATGGAAATGACCGCTGCCCCGACAAGGTAGAGGGCAATCGGCGTCGACGAATTGAACTTCTGCAGCAGCGAGAGCGCAATGAGCGGGGCCAAGGACCCGGCAAGGATCGGCGCAAACTGGTAGCAAAGTGAAAGCGCCGTGTAACGCACGTTGGTGGGGAACATTTCGGTCATCAGCGCCGAGTACGGCGCGTAGGTCAGCGACTCTATTGCAAGGCCCAAGGTGATTGCGGCCATGACGATCCAGTCGTTGCCGGTGTCCATCATCGGGAATCCGACGAATCCCCAGAATGCAGTCAGCACGGCTCCGGTCAGGTAGACGGGCTTGCGTCCGATGATGTCCGAGAGCAAGCCGACGAGCGGGATCATGCAGAAATGCAGGAAGTGCGCGCCAAACATCAGCAGGAGGATCCGCGAGGTATCCATCTCAACGACCAGTTTGAGGTAGGTGATCGAGAAGGTGACCACGAGGTAATAGAGGATGTTTTCCGCAAACCTGGCGCCAATGCCGATCAACACTGCGCGCCAGTGGTAACGCAAGACGTGAAGGACACCTGGAGGGGCCTCCTGCGAAGCAGCCTGGCGGGCCTGGGCCTCCTTGAAGATCGGCGCGTCATCGACCTTCGTGCGAATCCAGTAGCCGATCAAGACCACCACGGCGGAGAACCAGAACGCCACGCGCCAGCCCCATGAAAGGAATGCTTCTTCGGGCAAGGCACTGGACAGTCCAAGGAGGACGAGCGTTGCAACCAGGTTGCCCATCGGGACACCCGCCTGTGGCCAGCTTGCCCAGAAACCGCGCCTGTTGTCGGGGCTGTGCTCGCTCACAAGAATGATCGCCCCTCCCCACTCGCCGCCGAATGCAAAGCCCTGGATCAGGCGCAGAGTAACCAGAAGTGCGGGCGCCCAGTATCCAATGACATCAAAGGTGGGAAGACAGCCCATGAGAAACGTCGTGATGCCAACGACGACAAGGCTCAGCTGGAGCAACGCCTTGCGACCGATGCGGTCGCCGAAGTGCCCAAAGACCAGTCCGCCGATCGGGCGGGCGGCGAAGCCCACGGCATAGAGCGCAAATGCGGCAATGACACCATCGACTGGATTGCCCGTCTGCCGGAAGAAGTGGGTTCCGAAGACCAGGGCCGACGCGGTTCCATAAAGAAAGAATTCGTACCACTCCGCGACGGTTCCAGCCATTGCCGCGGCCACGACACGTTTCAGCCCGTCTGGGCTCGTGGATTTTGATCTGTCGCCGCCACCGCCGTTTCGGGCCATTCTGTCGAGCGTTTCGTTACTACTCATTTGGTCTCCTTGAGAAGGTGGGCTCCGTCACCCATGTGCCCTGCATCACCGATCTATGCAATGGTACATGTCACATTTTCAGGAAACAATGCTTTTCTCGACCCCGGTTCAACTTTTTGAGATCGCGTCCCGCACAAGAATCCACGTAGTGTTAACGGCTGCCGAGCGCTTCTAAGATGCCGCCGGATACGTGGTGCCGAGTCGACGCCCGACCACCACGCCTGCCTCGTCCCGGTCACGTCGATCGTGCGTCTGCTGCCCGAGAAGCGGTCGTGCATAGGCATCGTCCGACTGCTGACCAGGATCTCCCACCCCAACGTCAATGAGATTCGGGACGCCATGAGGTGGCCCCCGGGAGGATCCGGGGGCCACCTCATGGCCGTTTCGGGACGGTCACGCGCAGTTGGCGCCGTCCGATCACTCCCTTCCCGGCGGCCTTGGTGGCCGCGTCGACTTCAACCCGGGCGCACACTGCGTGAAACGCGGGGCCGGACCCCACCGCTAGGCTCCCCCGACGTCGCGGCGGCGCAGCGCGAAGACGGCGAGCGCAACGAAGAGGACGTTCAGGCCCGCCAGTCCCCACAACGCGCCCCAGTCCACGCCGTTGGCCACCGGCTGCCCGCCGAGTGCCCAGTGGTACGGGGAGAAGGCGTGCATCCATTGCAGGTCCTCGCCCTGGTTGCCCAGCGCGTTGAGCATGTAACCCCCGACAGCCACCAGGGCGCCGGCCGCGGTTCCGTGCGTCCGGTGCCCGCCCGCGGCCCCGCCCAGCAGCGCCGCGGTACCGCCGAGCAGCACCAGCAGCAGGAACTGCGCCACCGCCTGGAAGAGAATTCCGGGATCAAGTCCCAGCTCCGAGGGCCCGTTCAGCGCGAGCACCCCCGCATAGATCACCGCCATCAGGAAGGCCATGCGCAGCAGCAGCGCCAGGGACCGTTCCAGGACCACCTGGGTGCGCGTCACCCCGTGGGCGAGCGTGAGCTCCAGCAGGCCGGCATCCTCGTCCTCGCCGATGGCCGCCGCCCCGGTGCCGATGGCCACGGCCGAGGTGAGCATGAATCCCAGCAGGCCGAAGAAGGTCGCCTGGGCGTAGCCGGCGCCCGTCGCGATCTGGTCGTAGTTCAGCGCCCGGATCAGCTCCTCGGGCAGCGAAGCGAGCAGCTTTTCCATCTCCGGCCCGGCCATGGACGGGTAGAGCGGAAGATAGAGCGCCAGCACGGACACAAGCACCAGGGCCCAGACGAGCGTGGAACGCCAGGAGTCCAGCAGCGCCTTGCCCGTCAGTGGCAGGAACGGGCGGCGGGTGGCGGGCGTCATGGCCGCGGCTCCCCCGCGCGATGGCGTCCGTTGCCGGGAGGTGAGCCATAGAGCTCCAGCACCGCTTCCTCCAGGTCCGGCTCCTCAAGGACCAGGTCGAGCACCTGGATCCCGGCCAGGGCGTGCAGTAGCGCACCGACCTCGCCGGAGAATTTCGCCTCGAGTGTGCAGGCCCCGTCGCCGAGCCGTTCGGTGTCCAGCAGCTGAAGGCCGGGTAGCGGTTCCAGCGCCCCGGCCAGCGCCTCCGGGTCGGTGGCGGCCAGGACGCGCAGCCGGCGACGGGCGCCTGCCCGCAGCTCCTGAACCGTGGCCGTGCGCACGATGAATCCGTCGCGCAGGATCGCCACGCGGTCCGCGGCCTGTTCGATCTCGCCGATCAAGTGGGAGGAAAGGAAGAGCGTTTGCCCGCGCCCGCGGGCGTCCTCGACCATCCCGAGGAACTCCCGCTGCATCAGCGGGTCCAGGCCGGAGGTGGGTTCGTCGAGGATCAGCAGCTCCGGATCGTGCATGAATGCCTGCACCAGTCCGAGCTTCTGCTTGTTGCCCTTGGAGAGCTTGCGCGACTGCCGGTCCAGCTCGAGTCCCAGCCGTGAGGCGAGTTCCTCGATGCGGCCGGGTGCCACGGGTCCGCTGATGGCGGCAAAGTGGTCCATCATCCTCCGCCCGGTGATCCGCCGCTCCAGGGCGAGTTCACCCGGCAGGTACCCGATGCGGCGGCGGATCTCCGGGCCTGCCCGGCGCGGATCGGCGCCCAGCACCCGCACGGTCCCGGCCGTGGGCCTGATGATGTCCAGCAGGCAGCGCATGGCGGTGGTCTTGCCGGCTCCATTGGGACCGATCACCCCGAAGACGCTGCCGCGCGGGATCTCGAAGTCGATGCCGCGCAACGCCTCGCGCCGGGCGAAGCGCTTGGCAAGACCCTGCACCGAGATGACGTTCTCCATGCCGCTTCCCCTCCGGGAGCGCCTGCCACGGGCTTCCCCTTATGCTTCATTGTCGGTCCTGAGGAGGATCCACACCATAGGCCCGAAAGCCATGGGCGTTGTTGGCCGCGGGCCGACTCAATTGAACGGGGATTATTCCGTCGCCGCCCGCCTGATTTTGTGCCCGACGTTCACGGACAGACTGCCTATTCCGCGAAGTTACTCGACCAGTTTGCCGGCGCTCGAGACCTCCTTGATCAACTCGGCGATTTCCTCCGGAATCTCCGGGATCGGCTCATGCACCATGCCCTCCATCGGTGACCACACCAGGTTGACCCGCAACCCCGGGTCCATCTCCGGGTAGTCGCTGCGGTTGTGGCAGCCACGGGTCTCGCGGCGTTCGATCGCGGCCTCGAGCGTGGCGCGGGCTGCCAGTGCCGACCCCTTGAGGTCGAATGCGTGGGCCAGGTCCTGGTACCCGGCGATGTCCGGGTGGATCCCGACGTTCCCCATGCGCTCCTCGATGTCGTCCAGCTTGGCGAGTCCTGTCAACAGGCCTTCCTCATCCCGCACAACGCCAGCGTGGTCTGTCATCATGTTCCGGATGGCACGCTGCAGCTCGCGGACGTTTTCCTGCCCGTCGGCCGCGAGCAGGTCATCGATCTCCGCCCGCGCGCCGGTGATGGCGCCAGCCGAACGCGGCTGGGAGTCCAGGGAGGCCGAGTACTTGGCCGCGGCGCGGGCCACGATGCGGCCAAAGACCAGCAACTCGATCAGCGAGTTGCCGCCGAGCCGGTTGGCTCCATGCAGTCCGCTGGAGGCCTCTCCTATGGCATAGAGGCCTTCGACGTCGGTGCCGTGATCGTCCGGGCGAACCCAGACCCCGCCCATGGAGTAGTGCGCGGTGGGCGCAATCTCGATGGGATCGGCCGTGATGTCGAGCATCTGGGTTTCCATCATGGTCTGGTAGACGCGCGGCAACCGCTCCATGATGGTTTCGCGGGGCAGGTGCGAGATATCCAGCCAGACGCCGCCGTTCTTGGTGCCGCGGCCCTCCTTGATTTCGGTGTACGCGGCCAGGGCCACGCGGTCCCTGGTGGAGAGCTCCTTGCGCACCGGGTCGTAGCGTTCCATGAACCGCTCCCCCAGGTCGTTGCGCAGGATGCCGCCCTCGCCGCGGGCTGCCTCGGAGATCAGGGTGCCGGCGGCGTTTTCCGGTTCGATGATGCCCGAGGGATGGAACTGGACCAGCTCGGGGTCGCGCAACCGGGCGCCGGCGTCCACGGCCAGGCGGAAGGCGTCCCCGGTGTTTTCGTCGCGGCGGGAGGAGGTGCGGCGCCAGATGCGGGTGTGGCCTCCGGCGGCAAGGATGACCGAGTCGGCATGGATGAGGTAGCGCTTGCCGGTGTTGATGTCGAAGCCGTAGGCGCCGAAGACCTGGTTGTCTTTCACCAGCAGCCGGGTGACGTACACCGAGTCCAGGATCGGGATCTGCAGCTGCTCGGCCCGGTTCACCAGGCTGCGCTGGATTTCCAGGCCGGTGTAGTCTCCGGCGAAGGCGGTGCGGCGGAAGGTGTGCGCGCCGAAGAAGCGCTGCGAGATGCGGCCGTCCTCCTCCCGAGCGAATCCCATGCCGTAGCGTTCCAAATCATGGATTCCCTGCGCGGCACCTCGGGCCACGATCTCCACGGTGTGCGGGTTGGCCAGGAAGTAGCTTTCCTTGATGGTGTCGGCTGCATGCTGCTGCCAGCTGTCGTCCTTGTCCATGGTGCCCAGCGCCGCGTTGATGCCGCCGGCGGCAAGCGAGGTGTGGGCATCGTTGCGCGGGCGCTTGCCCAGGGCGAGCACGTCCACCCCCATTTCCGCCAGTTCAATGGCCGCCCGCAGGCCCGATCCTCCGGTGCCGATGACCAGGACCGTGGTGGAAATCTGTTGCTCATTCGCGTTTGTTGTTCTCATGTATTCAACGCTAAGAACCGGATCTTGATCCGTCCAATGAATTGTTTGACTCGTTTCAATGCGGATACGCTATCGAACATGAACCTGGAACAGCTCCAAAGCTTCGTGGAAGTCGCTCGCATCGGTCATTTCACGCGCGCCGCTGCGCATCTGCACCTTGCCCAGCCCTCGTTGAGCCGGCAGATTTCCACCCTCGAGTCGGACCTCGGCTCCGAACTCTTTCATCGGGCACGGGGCAACATCACACTGACGGATGCCGGGGAATCGCTACTTCCGTTGGCCAGGCGCATGCTCGCCGATGCGGATACGGTCCGCTATGAGATGCAGGAACTGGCGGGCCTGAAGAAGGGTAGGGTCCGTCTCGGTGCCACCCCGACTCTGTGTATCAGTCTGGTTGCCGACGTGCTGACCTCGTTCCATGTCGCCTACCCCGGCATCGATCTCCACCTGACCGAGCAGGGCTCTCGCGGCCTGCTTGATGAATTGGCCGGCGGAGCCCTCGACATCGCACTCATCACCACCTCGGAGGACGGCGCACCCCCTGCCACCAGTCTCCAGCGGACCCCGCTCCTTACGGAAGAACTCGTGGTCATCTCCTCGATGCGGAGTCCGATCCTGGAGGACCGCCAGTCCCTCACCCTGAAAGAACTGGCGGCCATAGAACAAATCACCTTCCATGAAAGCTACGACCTGCGTGCAACAACCATGCAGGCTTTCCATGCCGCGGGCCTCACCCCCAAGGTCGTGCTCGAGGGCGCCGAAATGGACGCCGTGCTGCGGTGTGTGGAACGCGGGCTCGGTGTCGCGGTCGTTCCCGCAATGGTCATGGTGGACCGGCCCGGGCTGCGCTCGGCCAGGCTCACCGCACCGAGCCTTTCTCGCACCATCAGCCTCGCACACCGCAACGACGTGACCCCGACACGCGCAGCCCAGGCCATGCAGGAAATGATCATCGACACCGCGGACATCCTCGCCTCGGCCAACCGCGCCACGACAGGATTGATCACCCGGGCGCCGCAGCAATGAGCCGCGCATTGCCCGCTGCTCAGCGGCACGAGTCGTTGCCGGCCCCAACGTGGCGGTGCCAACACTAGATTCAGCCCTGAACGCGGCTATGGACGATTAGGCTTGAAGGCAGGCCCATTCGCACCCAATACGAGGTGCCCCGTGGGCCCTAAACAACTTTTCGAGGATTCCCTTGCCGTTCACACTGGCCCACCCGGCTGCCGTCCTGCCATTCCTGCGTCAACCCTTCGTTCCGATCGCCTTGGTTGCCGGAGCCATGGCCCCGGACATCCCGTACTTCGCCATGGTGTCTTCCACCAGTGACGCCTGGTACGCACCCATGCTGAATGGTGCCAACTCGCACGACCTTTCCCAGATCCTGACCGTTGGCTTGCCGCTGGCGCTGGTCTTGGCCGGGTTCCTGTGGCTCGTGGCCAAACCGCTGCGGTGGGCGCTTCCCGACTCGTGGGTCCCGGACAAGCCGGCGCTCAAGGGCCGCCCGCCCACGAGCGCCCGGGTTGCACTGTGGACGTTCTATTCGCTGATGCTTGGACTTCTCACGCATCTGGCCTGGGACTCGTTTACGCACTCCTACGGCTGGGTCGTTGAACACGTGCCGTTGCTGGCCAGCAAACCCGTTGCCGGAATTGCCATTTACCGTCTCCTGCAACATGGCAGCACCTTGGCCGGTTTGGTGGTCTTGGCCCTTTGGTACCTCAAACGGCAGAGGGCATCGGGCCACCCCGTGAAAACGAGCGAACCCGCTGGCCAAGCGGTCCGCACCATCCTGCTGGCCCTGTTCCTGGTGGTTCCGGCCGTGACTGCGGCTGTCCTTGGCCTGGGCTCGACACCTATCCTGGAGGATTCAGCAAGCGCCGGGTCGTTCCTCTGGATCATCATCACCCGCGGCGGGGCCGCGTTCGTTATTGCCTTGGCTGCCTACGGCGCCGTGTGGCATATCGTGGCCTTGATCCGGAAGCTCCGCGCCATGTCCAGGGCCCGCGCCTAGCCCCTCCACCAATGGTGGCGTTGTCCATCTTCACTTGCTATGTTGAAGAATACCGACGCCGGTTTCCCTGCGGAGGGGAAGGCATCCACCATGGAGTGCCAAGCCACCGGCCGTTTCGAAGCCGCAGAGTGTTGCCAAGGACCGATCAAGGCCAAGGCATCTTTTCTCCGGCGCTTCTCCTGATGGGTAAGGAAGTCGCCACCATGACGGGCACCACCGATTCAGCAGTAAACCTCGCGGCAGCCATCGCCATTGCCGCGGACAACGTCCGCAATGCGGGCGGTCCCTTCGGGGCGCTGATCGTGGCCGCCGACGGATCACGCTTCGAGGGCGTCAACAGGGTCACCGCGAACAACGACCCCACCGCCCACGCCGAGGTCACGGCCATCCGCGCCGCCTGCAATGAACTCGGAACCTTCGACCTCACCGGTGCCGTGCTGTACTCCAGCTGCGAACCCTGCCCGATGTGTCTTGCTTCAGCCCTCTGGGCACGCGTGTCTCGTGTGGTCTTTGCCTCCGACAGGCACGAGGCGGCCGAGGCGGGATTCGACGACGCGGCATTCTACGAATACTTCGAGGGCCGCGAGGCGGAACGAGCCACCCTGATGCCGGTCGAACGCATCACAGACGCCGGGGTCGATCGCCACGAGCCTTTCGCGTTGTGGGCTGCCCTCGACACCCGCATCGAGTACTAGGCACGGCGAGTCCGTTGAAATTCACCGACCGCAACCGCCAGCCGGCCAGGGACGGCACGCCCCCACCGAGCACCCGCATCTCGATGCCAAAACCCCCGCTGCGAAGTCGGCGAGCCCGGCTCCGGGTTCCGGTCGCTCATGTGGCTAGTACCGGCGGGTCCTCCCCTTTGCCTTGCACTCGATGCGATCTCGCTACTCTTGGGCGTCCCCAAGGATTCGAGCCATGCTGAATCTCCATTCCGCGTTGAACACCTCGATGACGGCTGTCGGCGAATCCTTCGCTGTGGCCACCATCGTGGACACCCGGGGTTCAACCCCGCATCCCCGTGGAACCTCGATGCTCATCCACGAGGATGGCCGGATCACCGGGTCGCTTTCCGGCGGCTGCATCGATGCGGCCGTGCACACCGCGGCGCTCGAGGCCATGGCGCAAGGGACCTCGCGCCGGGAACATTACGGCTATTCACCCACCGATCCTTTCGCCACCGGACTGATGTGCGGAGGTGAAGTGGACGTGCACATCGCACCCTTTGACGCCGGTTCATCCATGCACCGGCTGCTGGAAACCTATGCTTCGCTCCCGTCAGCGGAACCGGTGGCCCTGGTTCGCCGGATCGATGCAGGGTCTTCCGACTGGACATTGATTTCGGATCCCTCCACCCTGTCCGTTTCCGGCCTGGCCGGGCTAGTGGCCCCGTTGGCGGGAGAAGACGGCAGTTCGCAGACCGCCAGGCTCTGCTTTCCGCTCATTGCCGCCGGCCGCACCGGAGTCATCAAGCTCGACCAGGAATCCGGTTCCTGCAGTGCCGGGGCCGTCGAGCTGTTTG contains:
- a CDS encoding LysR family transcriptional regulator — translated: MNLEQLQSFVEVARIGHFTRAAAHLHLAQPSLSRQISTLESDLGSELFHRARGNITLTDAGESLLPLARRMLADADTVRYEMQELAGLKKGRVRLGATPTLCISLVADVLTSFHVAYPGIDLHLTEQGSRGLLDELAGGALDIALITTSEDGAPPATSLQRTPLLTEELVVISSMRSPILEDRQSLTLKELAAIEQITFHESYDLRATTMQAFHAAGLTPKVVLEGAEMDAVLRCVERGLGVAVVPAMVMVDRPGLRSARLTAPSLSRTISLAHRNDVTPTRAAQAMQEMIIDTADILASANRATTGLITRAPQQ
- a CDS encoding DUF4184 family protein is translated as MPFTLAHPAAVLPFLRQPFVPIALVAGAMAPDIPYFAMVSSTSDAWYAPMLNGANSHDLSQILTVGLPLALVLAGFLWLVAKPLRWALPDSWVPDKPALKGRPPTSARVALWTFYSLMLGLLTHLAWDSFTHSYGWVVEHVPLLASKPVAGIAIYRLLQHGSTLAGLVVLALWYLKRQRASGHPVKTSEPAGQAVRTILLALFLVVPAVTAAVLGLGSTPILEDSASAGSFLWIIITRGGAAFVIALAAYGAVWHIVALIRKLRAMSRARA
- a CDS encoding nucleoside deaminase, coding for MTGTTDSAVNLAAAIAIAADNVRNAGGPFGALIVAADGSRFEGVNRVTANNDPTAHAEVTAIRAACNELGTFDLTGAVLYSSCEPCPMCLASALWARVSRVVFASDRHEAAEAGFDDAAFYEYFEGREAERATLMPVERITDAGVDRHEPFALWAALDTRIEY